One genomic region from Pan troglodytes isolate AG18354 chromosome 14, NHGRI_mPanTro3-v2.0_pri, whole genome shotgun sequence encodes:
- the LOC101058170 gene encoding LOW QUALITY PROTEIN: cTAGE family member 2-like (The sequence of the model RefSeq protein was modified relative to this genomic sequence to represent the inferred CDS: inserted 1 base in 1 codon; deleted 1 base in 1 codon; substituted 1 base at 1 genomic stop codon) produces MEAPRATPQPYWGLVLEEPRRVMAALTEGRRPDSNPYGLPWELVICAAVVGFFAVPFFLWRSFRSVRSRLYVGREKKLAVALSGLIEEKCRLLEKFGLVQKEYESYEVESSLDDSSFEKEATEAQSLEATCEKLSRFNSELEHEIPCPEKELKEEKSKHSEQDEVMADISKRIQSLEDESKSLKSHVAEAKMTFKIFQMNEERMKIGIQYTLNENSQLQESQKQLLQEAEVWKEQVSELNKQKITFEDXKVHAEQVLNDKENHIKTLTEHLLKIKDQAAMLEEDITDDGNLELEMNSESEDGAYLDNPPKGALKKLLHAAKLNASLTTLEGERNQIYIRLSKVDKTKEELRGHIKNLQTEQVSLQLENTHFESENQKLQQKLKVMTELYQENERKLYRKLIVEENNRLEKEKLSKVDXMITHAAEELETCRKQAKDLEEEFQRTTHIYQGKIIYHEKKAHDNCLAAWTAERNLDDLRKENAHNRQKLAETEFTIKLLEKDPYALDVPNTAFGREHSSYGPSPLGRPSSEMRAFLYLPTLLEGPLRLSPLLPGGGGRGPRGPGNPLDHQITKERGESSCDRFTNPHRAPFDTGFLSPPWEQDRRMMSPPPGQSYPDSALPPQRQDRFYSNCARRSGPAELRSFNKPPLDKMDGSMPSEMESSRNDTKDNLGNLNVPDSSLPAGNEVTGPGFVPPPLAPIRDPLFPVDTRGPFMRRGPPFPPPPPGTMFGASPDYFPPRDVPGPPRVPFAMRNVCPLRGFPPYLPLRPGFPPPPPHSEDRVSSLQG; encoded by the exons ATGGAGGCGCCCAGGGCTACCCCTCAGCCTTACTGGGGGCTGGTCCTGGAGGAGCCACGCAGGGTTATGGCAGCACTGACTGAAGGCAGGAGACCAGATTCGAATCCTTATGGATTACCATGGGAATTGGTGATATGTGCCGCTGTCGTTGGATTTTTTGCTGTTCCCTTTTTCTTGTGGAGAAGTTTTAGATCGGTTAGGAGTCGGCTTTAtgtgggaagagagaaaaagcttGCTGTAGCGCTTTCTGGACTAATTGAAGAAAAATGTAGACTACTTGAAAAATTTGGCCTTGTTCAAAAAGAGTATGAAAGCTATGAAGTAGAGTCATCTTTAGACGATTCCAGCTTTGAGAAGGAGGCAACAGAAGCACAGAGTTTGGAGGCAACCTGTGAAAAGCTGAGCAGGTTCAATTCTGAACTGGAGCATGAAATACCCTGTCCAGAAAAGGagttaaaagaagagaaatctaaacatTCTGAACAAGATGAGGTGATGGCGGATATTTCCAAAAGGATACAGTCTCTAGAAGATGAGTCAAAATCCCTCAAATCCCATGTAGCTGAAGCCAAAATGACCTTCAAGATAtttcaaatgaatgaagaaagaatgaagatAGGAATACAGTATACTTTAAATGAAAATTCTCAACTTCAGGAAAGCCAGAAACAGCTTTTGCAAGAAGCTGAAGTATGGAAAGAACAAGTGAGTGAacttaataaacagaaaataacatttgaag CCAAAGTACACGCAGAACAAGTtctaaatgataaagaaaatcacATCAAGACTCTGACTGAACACTTGCTAAAGATCAAAGATCAGGCTGCTATGCTGGAAGAAGACATAACGGATGATGGTAACTTGGAATTAGAAATGAACAGTGAATCAGAAGATGGTGCTTACTTAGATAATCCTCCAAAAGGAGCTTTGAAGAAACTGCTTCATGCTGCTAAGTTAAATGCTTCTTTAACAACCttagaaggagaaagaaaccaaATTTATATACGGTTATCTAAAGTTGATAAAACCAAGGAAGAGCTTAGAGGGCATATTAAAAATCTTCAGACGGAACAAGTATCTTTGCAGTTGGAAAACACACATTTTGAAAGTGAGAATCAGAAGCTTCAACAGAAACTTAAGGTAATGACAGAAttatatcaagaaaatgaaaggaaactcTACAGGAAATTAATAGTAGAGGAAAATAACCGGCTAGAGAAAGAGAAACTTTCTAAAGTAGATTAAATGATCACCCATGCCGCTGAAGAGCTGGAGACCTGCAGAAAGCAAGCCAAAGATCTTGAAGAAGAATTTCAGAGAACTACTCATATTTATCAAGGGAAGATTATATACCATGAGAAAAAAGCACACGATAATTGTTTGGCAGCATGGACTGCTGAAAGAAACCTCGAcgatttaaggaaagaaaatgctcacaacagacaaaaattagctgaaacaGAGTTTACaattaaacttttagaaaaagatCCTTATGCACTTGATGTTCCAAATACAGCATTTGGCAGAGAGCATTCCTCATATGGTCCCTCACCATTGGGTCGGCCTTCATCTGAAATGAGAGCTTTTCTCTATCTTCCGACTTTGTTGGAGGGCCCACTGAGACTCTCACCTTTGCTtccagggggaggaggaagaggcccAAGAGGCCCAGGGAATCCTCTGGACCACCAGATTACCAAGGAAAGAGGAGAATCAAGCTGTGATAGGTTTACCAATCCTCACAGGGCTCCTTTTGACACTGGGTTCCTGTCACCTCCGTGGGAACAGGACCGTAGGATGATGTCTCCTCCACCAGGACAATCATATCCTGATTCAGCTCTTCCTCCACAAAGGCAAGACAGGTTTTATTCTAATTGTGCTAGACGCTCTGGACCAGCAGAACTCAGAAGTTTTAATAAGCCTCCTTTGGATAAAATGGATGGGTCAATGCCTTCAGAAATGGAATCCAGTAGAAATGATACCAAAGATAATCTTGGTAATTTAAATGTGCCTGATTCATCTCTCCCTGCTGGAAATGAAGTGACTGGCCCTGGCTTTGTTCCTCCACCTCTTGCTCCAATCAGAGATCCATTGTTTCCAGTGGATACGAGGGGCCCGTTCATGAGAAGAGGACCTCCtttccctccacctcctccaggaaccATGTTTGGAGCTTCTCCAGATTATTTTCCACCAAGGGATGTCCCAGGTCCACCACGTGTTCCATTTGCAATGAGAAATGTCTGTCCACTGAGGGGTTTTCCTCCTTACCTTCCCCTAAGACCTGGA TTCCCCCCGCCACCCCCACATTCTGAAGATAGAGTGAGTTCCCTTCAGGGTTGA